In the genome of Sphingomonas naphthae, one region contains:
- a CDS encoding MBL fold metallo-hydrolase has protein sequence MTTPPLQAAIIPVTAFQQNCTLIWCTATMKGAFIDAGGEIPKLKAAAAQHKVTVEKLLVTHGHLDHCGGTAELAADLGVPIEGPQEEDRFWIAKLADDSRSFGIPGTPFEPDRWLENGDTVTVGELTLDVYHCPGHTPGHVVFHHAPSKVAFVGDVLFKGSIGRTDFPRGNHDDLIGAITGRLWPLGGETAFVCGHGPMSTFAHERASNPYVADRVLAGR, from the coding sequence ATGACGACACCTCCGCTTCAGGCCGCGATCATTCCGGTGACCGCCTTCCAGCAAAATTGCACCCTGATCTGGTGCACCGCCACCATGAAGGGCGCCTTCATCGACGCGGGCGGCGAGATCCCCAAGCTGAAGGCGGCGGCGGCGCAGCACAAGGTGACGGTGGAGAAATTGCTCGTGACGCACGGCCATCTCGATCATTGCGGCGGCACGGCGGAGCTGGCGGCGGACCTGGGCGTGCCGATCGAGGGGCCGCAGGAAGAGGATCGCTTCTGGATCGCGAAACTCGCCGACGACAGCCGCAGCTTCGGCATCCCCGGCACGCCGTTCGAGCCCGATCGCTGGCTGGAGAATGGCGACACGGTGACGGTGGGGGAGCTGACCCTCGACGTCTATCACTGCCCCGGCCACACGCCGGGCCATGTCGTGTTCCACCATGCGCCGTCGAAGGTGGCGTTCGTGGGCGATGTGCTGTTCAAGGGATCGATCGGCCGCACCGATTTCCCGCGCGGCAATCATGACGATCTGATCGGGGCGATCACCGGGCGGCTGTGGCCGCTGGGCGGGGAGACGGCGTTCGTGTGCGGCCATGGCCCGATGTCCACCTTCGCGCACGAGCGGGCGAGCAATCCCTATGTGGCGGATCGGGTGCTGGCAGGGCGGTAG
- the pabB gene encoding aminodeoxychorismate synthase component I, with amino-acid sequence MIDCSIPFVLLDDARPDGGARLYTAPSAIITATRASDVPAALDRLRAASGQGAHLAGHLAYEAGHALVGPTTPPPADAPLLWFGLFDAPRHITPAETAALLPDPAGAWAGPPRPRLDATAHAAAVDRVQALIAAGDIYQANLTFPADVAVAGDPLALYARLRRAQLSPWGGVVWTGDHWLLSLSPELFFTVEAGCVTARPMKGTATRGSNPLADAEAAATLAADPKQRAENLMIVDLLRNDLSRIAEPASVAVPHLFVVETYPTIHQMTSTVTARLGADHDAIDLLAAAFPCGSITGAPKRRAMEVIDAVEMGPRGAYTGSIGRIDPSGDAAFNVAIRTLVMEGESMTATLGLGSGIVADSVAPEEWRESLAKAGFVTAGQQPFDLIETMRFDPYDGLLELDRHMGRLKASAAAFDFTFDHHGARNELQAATFKLRDARCVRLRLSPRGSIAIEVSAIPRSPASVSVALAPLPVDPADFRLRHKTSDRAFYDIARKATDGFEVAFTDPAGFLTEGSFTNLFVQRGETLLTPPLSRGLLPGVLRASLIGAGRAEEADLTPADLKQGFFIGNQLRGLIPARLVAGSERLGL; translated from the coding sequence ATGATCGATTGTTCCATTCCCTTCGTCCTGCTCGACGACGCCCGGCCCGACGGCGGCGCGCGCCTCTACACCGCGCCCAGCGCCATCATCACCGCCACCCGCGCCAGCGATGTCCCCGCCGCGCTCGACCGGCTCCGCGCCGCCTCCGGCCAAGGCGCCCACCTCGCCGGCCACCTCGCCTATGAGGCCGGGCACGCCCTCGTTGGCCCCACCACCCCGCCGCCCGCCGACGCGCCGCTCCTCTGGTTCGGCCTGTTCGATGCGCCGCGCCACATCACCCCGGCCGAAACCGCCGCGCTGCTGCCCGATCCCGCCGGCGCCTGGGCCGGCCCGCCGCGCCCCCGCCTCGACGCCACAGCCCACGCCGCCGCCGTCGATCGGGTGCAGGCGCTGATCGCCGCCGGGGACATCTATCAGGCGAACCTCACCTTCCCCGCCGACGTGGCCGTGGCGGGCGATCCGCTCGCGCTCTACGCCCGCCTGCGCCGCGCCCAGCTGTCCCCGTGGGGCGGGGTGGTGTGGACCGGCGACCACTGGCTGCTGTCGCTCTCCCCCGAACTCTTCTTCACGGTGGAGGCCGGCTGCGTCACCGCCCGCCCGATGAAGGGCACCGCGACGCGCGGGAGCAACCCACTCGCCGATGCCGAGGCCGCCGCCACCCTCGCCGCCGATCCCAAGCAACGCGCCGAAAATCTGATGATCGTCGATCTGCTCCGCAACGATCTGTCGCGCATCGCCGAGCCCGCCAGCGTCGCCGTGCCGCATCTCTTCGTGGTCGAGACCTATCCCACGATCCACCAGATGACCTCGACCGTAACGGCACGGCTGGGCGCGGACCATGACGCGATCGACCTGCTTGCCGCCGCCTTCCCCTGCGGATCGATCACCGGCGCCCCGAAACGCCGCGCGATGGAGGTGATCGACGCGGTGGAGATGGGGCCGCGCGGCGCTTATACCGGCTCGATCGGGCGGATCGACCCCAGCGGGGACGCCGCCTTCAACGTCGCTATCCGCACGTTGGTCATGGAGGGAGAATCGATGACCGCCACGCTTGGCCTGGGATCGGGGATCGTCGCCGATTCGGTCGCCCCGGAGGAATGGCGCGAATCGCTGGCCAAGGCCGGTTTCGTCACCGCCGGCCAGCAACCGTTCGACCTGATCGAGACGATGCGCTTCGACCCTTACGACGGCCTGCTCGAACTCGATCGCCACATGGGCCGGCTGAAGGCCAGCGCCGCCGCTTTCGACTTCACCTTCGATCATCATGGCGCGCGCAACGAATTGCAGGCCGCCACCTTCAAGCTGCGCGACGCGCGCTGCGTCCGCCTGCGCCTGTCGCCGCGCGGATCGATCGCGATCGAGGTGAGCGCCATCCCGCGCAGCCCCGCCAGCGTCTCCGTCGCGCTCGCCCCGCTGCCGGTCGATCCCGCCGACTTCCGCCTCCGCCACAAGACCAGCGACCGCGCCTTCTACGATATCGCGCGCAAGGCGACGGACGGCTTCGAGGTGGCCTTCACCGATCCGGCGGGCTTCCTCACCGAAGGCAGCTTCACCAACCTCTTCGTCCAGCGCGGCGAGACGTTGCTCACCCCGCCGCTGTCGCGCGGGCTGCTGCCGGGCGTGCTGCGCGCGTCGCTGATCGGCGCCGGCCGGGCTGAGGAGGCCGATCTTACCCCGGCCGATCTCAAGCAGGGCTTCTTCATCGGCAATCAATTGCGTGGGCTCATCCCCGCGCGGCTGGTTGCGGGGTCGGAACGGCTGGGGCTATAG
- a CDS encoding pyridoxal phosphate-dependent aminotransferase: protein MSFISDALDRITPSPTLAMTSRVLELKQQGVDVIGLSAGEPDFDTPDHIKEAAIAAIRNNETRYTNVDGTAALKAAIALKFQRDNGLDYAPNQISVNAGGKHTLFNAFVATINPGDEVIIPAPYWVSYPDIVQFAGGTPVIVSAGVDVEYKIQPAQIEAAITPRTKWLLLNSPSNPTGAAYSADELRAIGEVLLRHPHVWVMADDMYEHILYDDFQFATIAQVCPELYARTLTVNGCSKAYSMTGWRIGFAGGPAPLIKAMAKLQSQSTSNPCSIAQAAAVAALTGPQDFLKERAKAFQSRRDLVVSMLNQAPGIVCPRPEGAFYVYPDVSGLIGKVTLGGQTITNDEALIDYFLDDARVAAVHGAAFGLEPAFRVSYALSEATLTEACERIQRACAALK from the coding sequence ATGAGCTTCATCTCCGACGCGCTCGACCGCATCACGCCCTCGCCGACCCTGGCGATGACCTCGCGCGTGCTGGAGCTGAAGCAGCAGGGCGTCGACGTGATCGGGCTCTCCGCCGGCGAGCCCGACTTCGACACGCCCGATCATATCAAGGAGGCCGCCATCGCGGCCATCCGCAACAACGAGACGCGCTACACCAATGTCGACGGCACCGCCGCGCTGAAGGCGGCGATCGCGCTGAAATTCCAGCGCGACAACGGCCTCGATTACGCCCCCAACCAGATCAGCGTGAACGCGGGCGGCAAGCACACCCTGTTCAACGCCTTCGTCGCGACGATCAATCCGGGCGACGAGGTCATCATCCCGGCGCCTTACTGGGTCAGCTATCCCGATATCGTCCAGTTCGCCGGCGGCACGCCGGTGATCGTGTCGGCCGGCGTGGACGTGGAATACAAGATCCAGCCCGCCCAGATCGAGGCGGCGATCACCCCGCGCACCAAGTGGCTGCTGCTCAATTCGCCCTCCAACCCCACGGGCGCCGCTTATTCGGCCGACGAACTGCGGGCGATCGGCGAGGTGCTGCTGCGCCACCCCCACGTCTGGGTGATGGCCGACGATATGTACGAGCATATCCTGTACGATGATTTCCAGTTCGCCACGATCGCCCAGGTCTGCCCCGAGCTGTACGCCCGCACCCTCACGGTCAACGGCTGCTCCAAGGCCTATTCGATGACCGGCTGGCGCATCGGCTTCGCCGGCGGCCCGGCGCCGCTCATCAAGGCGATGGCCAAGCTCCAGTCGCAATCCACCTCCAACCCCTGCTCGATCGCGCAGGCGGCGGCGGTGGCGGCGCTGACCGGCCCGCAGGATTTCCTCAAGGAGCGCGCGAAGGCCTTCCAGTCGCGCCGCGATCTGGTGGTGTCGATGCTCAACCAGGCCCCCGGCATCGTCTGCCCCCGCCCAGAAGGCGCCTTCTACGTCTATCCCGACGTCTCCGGCCTGATCGGCAAGGTGACGCTGGGCGGCCAGACGATCACCAACGACGAGGCCCTGATCGATTACTTCCTCGACGACGCGCGGGTCGCGGCCGTCCACGGCGCGGCCTTCGGGTTGGAGCCGGCCTTCCGCGTCAGCTACGCTTTGTCGGAAGCGACCTTGACCGAGGCGTGCGAGCGCATCCAGCGGGCCTGCGCCGCGCTGAAGTAA
- the xth gene encoding exodeoxyribonuclease III, producing the protein MKIATFNVNGIKSRLPRLLEYLAEAEPDVVCLQELKTSDETFPAADIEVAGYGAIWHGQKGFNGVAILAKGQVPIETRRGLPDDPDPSHSRYLEGAIDGVIVASIYLPNGNPQPGPKFDYKLAWFDRLLDHAAHLFAAEVPVVLAGDYNVIPASTHDDTFSVRAMASDALLQPESQAAFRRMKAAGWTDGLRVRQPRGALYTFWDYQAGAWQRDAGFRIDHLMLSPAAADRLVDSGVDKHVRGREKASDHVPAWVVLG; encoded by the coding sequence ATGAAGATCGCGACCTTCAACGTGAACGGGATCAAGTCCCGCCTCCCCCGCCTGCTCGAATATCTCGCCGAGGCGGAGCCCGACGTGGTGTGCCTTCAGGAACTGAAGACCAGCGACGAGACCTTTCCCGCCGCCGATATCGAGGTGGCCGGCTATGGCGCGATCTGGCATGGGCAGAAGGGGTTCAACGGCGTCGCGATCCTCGCGAAAGGGCAGGTGCCGATCGAGACGCGGCGCGGCCTGCCCGACGATCCCGATCCGTCGCACAGCCGCTATCTGGAGGGGGCGATCGACGGGGTGATCGTGGCGTCGATCTATCTGCCCAACGGCAATCCCCAGCCCGGTCCCAAGTTCGACTACAAGCTCGCCTGGTTCGATCGGTTGCTCGATCATGCCGCCCACCTGTTCGCGGCCGAGGTGCCGGTGGTGCTGGCGGGCGATTATAACGTCATCCCCGCCTCGACGCATGACGACACCTTCTCGGTGCGGGCGATGGCGAGCGATGCGCTGCTCCAGCCCGAATCGCAGGCCGCGTTTCGCCGGATGAAGGCGGCCGGCTGGACCGACGGGCTGCGCGTGCGCCAGCCGCGCGGCGCGCTCTACACCTTCTGGGATTATCAGGCGGGCGCGTGGCAGCGCGACGCGGGTTTCCGCATCGATCATCTGATGCTCAGCCCCGCCGCCGCCGACCGGCTGGTCGATTCGGGCGTCGACAAGCATGTGCGCGGCCGGGAGAAGGCGAGCGACCATGTGCCGGCCTGGGTGGTGCTGGGCTGA
- a CDS encoding glutaminyl-peptide cyclotransferase — translation MRRGLLLAAVAFVSAPLAARVPVQVIQVVKAYPHDTRAFTEGLFFRDGMMFESTGLEGRSDIRRYRLEDGKVLARVALPPNLFGEGIVDWKDEIVSLTWRNGFGFRWNLASLKRGRKFTYPGEGWSLTRTDRELVMSDGTPVLRILDPVTFRIKRRVTVTADGVPVQNLNELEYVKGDILANIWMTDRIARIDPATGKVKAWIDLSPVVAQQQSSQDDVANGIAYDAKGDRLFVTGKLWSKLYEIRLLPAR, via the coding sequence ATGCGGCGGGGGTTGCTGCTCGCCGCCGTCGCGTTCGTCTCCGCGCCGCTGGCCGCCCGTGTGCCGGTGCAGGTGATCCAGGTGGTGAAAGCCTATCCGCACGACACGCGCGCCTTCACCGAAGGGCTCTTCTTCCGCGACGGGATGATGTTCGAAAGCACCGGGCTGGAGGGACGATCGGATATCCGCCGCTATCGGCTGGAAGACGGCAAGGTTCTGGCGCGCGTCGCCCTGCCGCCCAATCTGTTCGGCGAGGGCATCGTCGACTGGAAGGACGAGATCGTCAGCCTCACCTGGCGCAACGGCTTCGGCTTCCGCTGGAACCTCGCCAGCCTGAAGCGGGGCAGGAAATTCACCTACCCCGGCGAGGGCTGGTCGCTGACCCGCACCGATCGCGAGCTGGTGATGAGCGACGGCACGCCGGTGCTGCGCATCCTCGATCCCGTCACCTTCCGCATCAAGCGGCGCGTGACGGTGACGGCGGACGGCGTGCCGGTGCAGAATCTCAACGAGCTGGAATATGTGAAGGGCGATATCCTCGCCAACATCTGGATGACCGACCGCATCGCCCGCATCGATCCGGCGACCGGCAAGGTGAAGGCGTGGATCGATCTGTCGCCGGTGGTGGCGCAGCAGCAGTCAAGCCAGGACGATGTGGCGAATGGCATCGCCTATGACGCCAAGGGCGACCGGCTGTTCGTGACGGGCAAGCTGTGGAGCAAGCTGTACGAGATACGGCTGCTGCCGGCGCGGTAA
- the argB gene encoding acetylglutamate kinase: protein MTDYRPDPALLAKAETLTEALPYLQRYAGSTFVVKYGGHAMGDPELARDFAEDVVLLKAVGINPVVVHGGGPQIGAMLKASGVESKFVDGLRVTDEATMKVAEMVLSGQINKEIVAWIARAGGRAVGISGKDGRLVTATKMKHPTHDLGLVGEIDHVDTTVLDTISRAGMIPVVAPIGIGKDGESYNINADTMAGFLAIATGAERLFLLTDVAGVLDKQKALLTDLTPSQINLLQTDGTISGGMIPKLQTCIDAVEGGVDAAVILDGRVPHAMLIEIFTKQGAGTLVRLG from the coding sequence ATGACCGATTATCGCCCCGACCCCGCCCTGCTCGCCAAGGCCGAGACGCTGACCGAGGCGCTGCCCTATCTGCAGCGCTACGCCGGCTCCACCTTCGTGGTGAAATATGGCGGCCACGCGATGGGCGACCCGGAGCTGGCGCGCGACTTCGCCGAGGATGTCGTGCTGCTGAAGGCGGTCGGCATCAATCCGGTGGTGGTGCACGGCGGCGGGCCGCAGATCGGCGCGATGCTGAAGGCCAGCGGCGTGGAGAGCAAATTCGTCGATGGGCTGCGCGTGACCGACGAGGCGACAATGAAGGTCGCCGAGATGGTATTGTCCGGCCAGATCAACAAGGAAATCGTCGCCTGGATCGCCCGCGCCGGCGGCCGGGCGGTCGGCATTTCCGGCAAGGACGGCCGGCTCGTCACCGCGACCAAGATGAAGCATCCGACCCACGATCTGGGCCTCGTCGGCGAGATCGACCATGTCGATACCACGGTGCTGGATACCATCTCCAGGGCGGGGATGATCCCGGTGGTCGCGCCGATCGGCATCGGCAAGGATGGCGAGAGCTACAATATCAACGCCGACACGATGGCGGGCTTCCTGGCGATCGCGACGGGCGCCGAGCGGCTGTTCCTGCTGACCGACGTGGCCGGCGTGCTGGACAAGCAGAAGGCGCTGCTGACCGATCTGACGCCGAGCCAGATCAACCTGCTCCAGACCGACGGCACGATCTCCGGCGGCATGATCCCGAAACTCCAGACCTGCATCGACGCGGTCGAGGGCGGGGTGGACGCCGCCGTCATCCTCGACGGGCGGGTGCCGCACGCGATGCTGATCGAGATCTTCACGAAGCAGGGCGCGGGCACGCTGGTGCGGCTGGGCTAG
- a CDS encoding RsmB/NOP family class I SAM-dependent RNA methyltransferase: MADTDPPGTAARRAALRLLDAVLRKGLPLESALASATRDIERGDDRAFAHAIAAEVLRRLPDLDALIDGATAKPLPDDAKARTALRIALIQPLALGTPQHAAISTVLPLVDGGPKRLVHGVFGSLMRSGAQLPPTPSLPAAVALRWAEAWGDGMAEAAARAIAAPPPIDITLRDAGRDPAVTAEWAERLEGVSLAPGHVRIPAGSSVPDLPGYADGAWWVQDISATLPARLLGVGKGRHAIDLCAAPGGKTLQLAAAGWSVRAIDLVEARLKRVRENLARTRLQAKCVTADALTFAPPEPVDAVLLDAPCSATGIFRRHPDVLHRVRPRAIEGLAERQSAMLARAADALKPGGTLIYSVCSLEPAEGEGVTDAFLASHPGFIADPVAQEELPEGFAPDAAGRVRVLPGTLADAGGADGFFVARFRKG; the protein is encoded by the coding sequence ATGGCCGACACCGATCCCCCCGGCACCGCCGCCCGCCGCGCCGCGCTGCGCCTGCTCGACGCGGTTCTCCGCAAGGGCCTGCCGCTGGAAAGCGCGCTGGCGTCGGCCACGCGCGACATCGAGCGCGGCGACGACCGCGCCTTCGCCCACGCCATCGCCGCCGAGGTGCTGCGCCGTCTGCCCGATCTGGATGCGCTGATCGACGGCGCGACCGCCAAGCCGCTGCCCGACGACGCCAAGGCGCGCACCGCGCTGCGCATCGCGCTGATCCAGCCGCTGGCGCTCGGCACGCCGCAACATGCCGCCATCTCGACGGTGCTGCCGCTGGTCGATGGCGGCCCCAAGCGGCTGGTGCATGGCGTGTTCGGCAGCCTGATGCGGAGCGGCGCGCAACTGCCCCCCACCCCCTCGCTGCCCGCCGCCGTCGCGCTGCGCTGGGCGGAAGCGTGGGGCGACGGCATGGCCGAGGCCGCCGCGCGGGCGATCGCCGCGCCGCCGCCGATCGATATCACCTTGCGCGATGCCGGGCGCGATCCCGCCGTCACTGCCGAATGGGCCGAGCGGCTGGAGGGCGTGAGCCTCGCCCCCGGCCATGTCCGCATCCCCGCCGGATCGTCGGTGCCCGACCTGCCCGGTTACGCCGACGGCGCCTGGTGGGTGCAGGATATCTCCGCCACTTTGCCCGCGCGCCTGCTGGGCGTCGGCAAGGGCCGCCATGCGATCGACCTGTGCGCCGCGCCCGGCGGCAAGACGCTGCAACTGGCGGCCGCCGGCTGGTCGGTGCGCGCGATCGATCTGGTCGAGGCGCGGCTGAAGCGGGTGCGCGAGAATCTTGCCCGCACGCGGCTCCAGGCCAAATGCGTCACCGCCGACGCGCTGACCTTCGCGCCGCCCGAGCCGGTCGATGCGGTGCTGCTCGACGCGCCCTGTTCGGCCACCGGCATCTTCCGCCGCCACCCGGACGTGCTGCACCGGGTGCGCCCGCGCGCGATCGAGGGACTGGCCGAGCGGCAGAGCGCGATGCTCGCCCGCGCCGCCGACGCGCTGAAGCCGGGGGGCACCTTGATCTATTCGGTCTGCTCGCTGGAGCCCGCCGAGGGCGAGGGCGTGACCGACGCTTTCTTGGCCAGCCATCCCGGCTTCATCGCCGATCCGGTGGCGCAAGAGGAATTGCCCGAGGGTTTCGCGCCCGACGCGGCCGGTCGGGTGCGGGTGCTGCCGGGCACGCTGGCGGACGCCGGTGGGGCCGATGGCTTCTTCGTGGCGCGCTTCCGCAAGGGCTGA
- the htpX gene encoding zinc metalloprotease HtpX: protein MNRLRTTMLLATMTALFMALGLTLGGPSGAVIALVVAAGMNLVTFWNADRIVLSMHGAREVDRRSCPELVGLVHDLADRAGLPHPRVYVIDSPHPNAFATGRDPAHAAVAATTGLLGLLTKEEIAGVMAHELGHVRNRDTLVMTMTATIAGAISMLANFGLMFGGGRDRQGMVAGLLAVLVAPFAAMIVQLAISRHREYGADKAGAEISGNPRALASALAKLSEAAARIPNPVTRRLPATAQLYIVPGGDGDSLFATHPATANRIEALRRIAETMPAPAIGRPAAPARRSALRPMASPAPSRPRRTSALDPNRSR, encoded by the coding sequence ATGAATCGCTTACGCACCACGATGTTGCTCGCCACGATGACGGCGCTGTTCATGGCGCTCGGCCTGACCCTGGGCGGGCCGAGCGGCGCGGTGATCGCGCTGGTCGTGGCGGCGGGGATGAACCTCGTCACTTTCTGGAACGCCGATCGCATCGTGCTGTCGATGCACGGCGCGCGTGAAGTGGACCGCCGGTCCTGCCCCGAACTGGTCGGGCTGGTGCACGATCTGGCCGACCGCGCCGGCCTGCCCCACCCGCGTGTCTATGTGATCGATTCGCCCCATCCCAACGCCTTCGCCACCGGGCGCGACCCGGCGCACGCCGCCGTCGCCGCGACGACGGGCCTGCTCGGCCTGCTGACGAAGGAGGAGATCGCCGGCGTGATGGCGCACGAATTGGGCCATGTCCGCAACCGCGACACGCTCGTCATGACGATGACCGCGACGATCGCGGGCGCCATTTCGATGCTCGCCAATTTCGGGTTGATGTTCGGCGGCGGGCGCGATCGGCAGGGGATGGTGGCCGGGCTGCTGGCGGTGCTGGTGGCGCCCTTCGCGGCGATGATCGTGCAGCTCGCGATCAGCCGCCACCGCGAATATGGGGCCGACAAGGCCGGCGCCGAGATTTCGGGCAACCCGCGCGCGCTGGCCTCGGCGCTGGCCAAGCTCTCCGAAGCGGCGGCGCGCATCCCCAATCCGGTGACGCGACGCCTGCCGGCGACGGCGCAGCTGTATATCGTGCCCGGCGGCGACGGCGACAGCCTGTTCGCCACCCACCCCGCGACCGCCAACCGCATCGAGGCGCTGCGCCGGATCGCCGAGACGATGCCCGCGCCGGCGATCGGCCGGCCCGCCGCTCCGGCGCGCCGCTCCGCGCTGCGCCCGATGGCCTCGCCGGCACCATCGCGTCCGCGCCGGACGAGCGCGCTCGATCCGAACCGCTCGCGCTGA
- a CDS encoding DUF1674 domain-containing protein, translating to MTRQPGQRPPHVKPPANLSPSPPVPVPEDVARDPDEPSYANRQGVDPVRYGDWESKGIAIDF from the coding sequence ATGACGCGCCAGCCGGGCCAACGCCCGCCCCATGTGAAGCCGCCGGCTAATCTCAGCCCCAGCCCCCCCGTGCCCGTGCCCGAGGATGTGGCGCGCGACCCGGACGAACCCTCCTACGCCAACCGGCAGGGCGTCGATCCGGTGCGCTACGGCGATTGGGAATCGAAGGGCATCGCCATCGATTTTTGA
- a CDS encoding electron transfer flavoprotein subunit alpha/FixB family protein translates to MSVLVWVEHDGGAVKDATLSAVTAAAKLGDVHALVAGEGVAAVADAAGKIAGVAKVLLADAAAYAHALPENVAPLIVGLMGDHDAFVAPATSNGKNIAPRVAALLDVMQISDILSVESADTFTRPIYAGNAIATVKSSDAKKVITVRGTAFDKAGREGGSASVEAVSGVGDSGLSTFAGAEIAKSERPELTSAKIIVSGGRALGSEEQFHAVIDPLADKLGAGVGASRAAVDAGYAPNDYQVGQTGKIVAPEVYVAVGISGAIQHLAGMKDSKTIIAINKDEDAPIFQVADIGLVGDLFKIVPELTGKL, encoded by the coding sequence ATGAGCGTCCTCGTCTGGGTCGAGCATGATGGCGGGGCCGTGAAGGACGCCACCTTGTCGGCCGTCACCGCCGCCGCCAAGCTGGGCGACGTCCATGCGCTGGTCGCGGGCGAGGGCGTCGCCGCCGTCGCCGATGCCGCCGGCAAGATCGCGGGCGTCGCCAAGGTGCTGCTCGCCGACGCCGCGGCCTATGCGCACGCGCTGCCGGAGAATGTCGCGCCGCTGATCGTCGGCCTGATGGGCGACCACGATGCCTTCGTGGCGCCGGCGACCTCCAACGGCAAGAACATCGCCCCGCGCGTCGCGGCGCTGCTCGATGTGATGCAGATCAGCGATATCCTCTCGGTCGAGAGCGCCGACACCTTCACCCGGCCGATCTACGCCGGCAACGCCATCGCCACCGTCAAGTCGAGCGATGCGAAGAAGGTCATCACCGTGCGCGGCACGGCGTTCGACAAGGCGGGCCGCGAGGGTGGCTCGGCCAGTGTCGAGGCCGTCTCGGGCGTGGGCGACAGCGGGCTCTCGACCTTCGCGGGCGCCGAGATCGCCAAGTCGGAGCGGCCGGAGCTGACCTCGGCCAAGATCATCGTCTCGGGCGGTCGCGCTCTCGGCAGCGAGGAGCAGTTCCACGCGGTGATCGATCCGCTGGCCGACAAGCTCGGCGCCGGTGTCGGCGCGAGCCGCGCGGCGGTCGACGCGGGCTATGCGCCGAACGACTATCAGGTCGGCCAGACCGGCAAGATCGTGGCGCCGGAAGTGTATGTCGCGGTCGGCATCTCGGGTGCGATCCAGCACCTCGCCGGCATGAAGGATTCGAAGACCATCATCGCCATCAACAAGGACGAGGACGCCCCGATCTTCCAGGTCGCCGACATCGGCCTCGTCGGCGATCTCTTCAAGATCGTACCGGAACTCACCGGCAAGCTCTGA
- a CDS encoding electron transfer flavoprotein subunit beta/FixA family protein, with protein sequence MKVLVPVKRVIDYNVKPRVKMDGSGVDLANVKMSMNPFDEIAVEEAIRLREKGVATEVVAVSIGVAKAQETLRTALAMGADRAILVVNEGDVEPLAVAKILKGIVDEERPGLVILGKQAIDDDSNQTGQMLAALTGRPQGTFASKVEVSGEQVSVTREVDGGLETVTLALPAIVTTDLRLNEPRYASLPNIMKAKSKPLAQKTPADYGVDVTPRLTTVTVVEPPKRVAGVKVADVDELVAKLKNMGVAA encoded by the coding sequence ATGAAGGTATTGGTGCCCGTGAAGCGGGTGATCGATTACAATGTGAAGCCGCGCGTGAAGATGGACGGTTCGGGCGTCGATCTTGCGAACGTGAAGATGTCGATGAACCCGTTCGACGAGATTGCGGTGGAAGAGGCGATCCGTCTGCGCGAGAAGGGTGTCGCGACGGAGGTCGTGGCGGTCTCGATCGGTGTGGCCAAGGCGCAGGAGACGCTGCGCACGGCGCTGGCGATGGGTGCGGATCGCGCGATCCTGGTGGTGAACGAGGGCGATGTCGAGCCGCTGGCGGTGGCCAAGATCCTGAAGGGCATCGTCGACGAGGAGCGGCCGGGTCTCGTGATCCTGGGCAAGCAGGCGATCGACGACGACAGCAACCAGACCGGCCAGATGCTGGCGGCGCTGACCGGGCGGCCGCAGGGCACCTTCGCCTCGAAGGTCGAGGTGTCGGGCGAGCAAGTGTCGGTGACGCGCGAGGTCGATGGCGGGCTCGAGACGGTGACGCTGGCGCTGCCGGCCATCGTGACGACCGACCTGCGCCTCAACGAGCCGCGCTATGCGAGCCTGCCGAACATCATGAAGGCCAAGTCCAAGCCCTTGGCGCAGAAGACCCCCGCCGATTACGGCGTGGACGTGACCCCGCGTCTCACGACGGTGACGGTGGTCGAGCCGCCCAAGCGGGTCGCCGGCGTGAAGGTCGCCGATGTCGATGAACTGGTGGCGAAACTGAAGAATATGGGAGTGGCGGCATGA